From one Eucalyptus grandis isolate ANBG69807.140 chromosome 9, ASM1654582v1, whole genome shotgun sequence genomic stretch:
- the LOC104417513 gene encoding LOW QUALITY PROTEIN: inositol 4-methyltransferase (The sequence of the model RefSeq protein was modified relative to this genomic sequence to represent the inferred CDS: deleted 2 bases in 2 codons), protein MANNQEREGRDQEDEVGKLLVRLVGEVVLPMTLKSALELGIIDALISAGGFLSPTEITSWVGAKNPGAPVLVDRMMRLLASHGVIEWRSRRGDGDGDGGEREYGPGPMCRFFAKDQEGGDVGPIFLLIHDKVFMESWYHLNDVIMEGGVPFERAYGMTAFEYPAVDDRFNQVYNRAMASHTSLIMKKILDVYRGFEGIEVLVDVGGGVGFNLKMITSKNPHIKGINFDLPHVLADVPSYPGVEHVGGDMFESVPRGDAIFMKWILHDWSDEHCSKLLKNCFEALPRNGKVILVEAILPVVPRGNVSSINVFQQDLFMLAQNPGGKERTRKEYEATGGAAGFTGCEVKCCAYNNRVVEFPKTAGH, encoded by the exons ATGGCCAACAACCAAGAACGCGAAGGGCGCGATCAAGAAGACGAAGTCGGGAAGCTGTTGGTCCGGCTGGTTGGCGAGGTGGTGCTTCCGATGACCCTCAAGTCGGCCCTCGAGCTCGGCATCATTGACGCCCTCATCTCCGCGGGTGGGTTCCTCTCGCCCACTGAGATAACGAGCTGGGTCGGCGCCAAGAACCCGGGGGCCCCGGTCCTGGTGGACCGGATGATGCGCCTCCTGGCGAGCCACGGCGTGATCGAGTGGCGGTCGAGGAGGGGCGACGGGGATGGAgatggaggggagagagagtacGGTCCGGGACCCATGTGCAGGTTCTTTGCCAAGGACCAAGAAGGTGGAGATGTTGGTCCTATATTTCTGCTAATTCACGACAAGGTCTTCATGGAGAGTtg GTACCACTTGAACGATGTCATCATGGAAGGAGGGGTTCCGTTCGAGAGGGCATACGGGATGACGGCGTTCGAGTATCCTGCCGTTGACGATAGGTTCAATCAAGTTTACAACCGGGCCATGGCGAGTCATACTTCCCTCATCATGAAGAAAATACTCGATGTCTACAGAGGGTTTGAAGGCATCGAAGTGCTGGTCGATGTGGGAGGCGGAGTCGGGTTCAATCTCAAGATGATCACCTCCAAGAATCCCCACATCAAGGGCATCAACTTCGACTTGCCTCACGTCTTGGCCGATGTTCCTTCTTATCCAG GTGTCGAGCATGTTGGTGGAGATATGTTTGAGAGTGTTCCTAGAGGAGATGCCATTTTCATGAAG TGGATACTCCATGATTGGAGTGATGAGCATTGCTCGAAACTTCTAAAGAACTGTTTTGAGGCTTTGCCTCGC AATGGGAAGGTGATCCTCGTCGAGGCGATTCTCCCCGTGGTTCCGAGAGGGAATGTCTCTTCGATTAATGTGTTCCAGCAAGACCTCTTCATGTTGGCTCAAAATCCCGGCGGTAAAGAGAGGACGCGAAAGGAGTATGAGGCCACAGGCGGTGCG GCGGGATTCACCGGCTGTGAAGTCAAGTGTTGCGCTTACAACAACCGGGTAGTGGAGTTCCCCAAAACGGCGGGTCATTAA